The genomic stretch TGGTATATAATAGTTGaatcatgtatatatatatatatatatataaagaaattaaagacgaaaaaaaaaaaaaaaaaaaatatacatattatttatgtataaataataaatatgaaagtTCCATAAGAAACGATATTAATAGAACATATACAaagcatatattatttaagaataattatgaaaagtAACAATAGATAttctttaattatttaaaagcaTATAGTAATTATAACAAAGTGTTGAATAATGGTCAAGGTGTGGTATTTATATAGTAGCAACGCTTATGTTGTATATGAATGAAAAACATgctttttatatgttataatagtTTTATTAGATAAATTCAGATTATGTGATTTTTTTCCATcacatatttctttattaaatgaatataaatatataaatatatatatatatatatatatatatatatatatatgtgtatatatggggcataaattatttcaaaaaatgtTCCTCCTTCATTTTATGGAGAGTCATAAAATACGTAATcccatataatattaacatgTCATTTTCCcaaaaggaagaaaataaaagtcATGTTAAAAATCTAAAAAGTCGTCCGAAAAATCATCCACAGATAATTTGAAATCATCAACAAAAAAAGACAGAAATTCtacaagaagaaaaagatttTAAATggttataagaaaaatatatattaatttatatatatatatatatatatatatagatgtattttttttttttttttttttttttttgtttagaACCATGTATATTCCAAATATATCGTTTTGCATTTTCAgtataaaaattttgaagTAAAgaaaaacttttttttatatattcatttttttcaaaaatattttgtctatctttgttattttttataaagctAGACAAATTaagtatatttaaatatagtTCCCATACCTTTGAAATGAAGAAATatgtaaatgtatatattatatatatatataacatattcaATTGTTTTACTTTTTGATCCATTATACCTCATCAACACAATTACATTCATTAGAAATAGCACCCTTTGAATCgtcctttttatattcataaaaataaaattcctcatttatatattgctTATTTAATTCGCTGAAATATAAGACGTTAATATgagatatatatttcatagtAGTTAAAtgttttagaaaaaaaaatatactttttGTGTCGATACATTCTAAAAACATTATTGAATATACAtttacaaataaacaaattccttttattatttggtaTTTTTCgtttattatatctattaaatttttattaataaattttttttcttctatattatttggaattttaaaaagtaataaaaatctactataatatttttcttctttaaatttttttttgaatacaTTAAATAAAGAGATGTTACTTTTCTCTTTTTCACTTTCTAAACTATAGTCTGTAACTATATTTACAAAAGTATCTTTtaaatcataattattattaaattctttgaataatatatttttatttatagtaaGTGATTTTTCTTCATTCTCTTTTTCTACTAAGGTACCTTTTTTATTCTCGTTCATAATTCAAACGTGTATGTATATTACTCGAAGAAATATTTACACAAGcgctctatatatatatatatatatttatacaaataaatttcAGTCTGTTTTCCTTtgttgtaatattttaaaattatagggtaaaaaatataataataataataataataataatactaaaatattaacaaataaataataaacaataaaaagaaaagataataatgttttcatcatatattaatttctttattcTGTATATTAATCGTCTTGTcatgatataaaaacaaactCCACATAAGAAAAATGACATGTTTGTATCTGTCTTCTTATCTTTTTTACATTtacgataaaaaaaaaaatatatattttttaaaaactaaaaagtttatatgatatataatataacatatataatatgctcaatatatttatgtaattataaattttataatttaacaaataaaaaaaaaaaaaatataatgtaatattcAAAAGAcgcaaaaatataaatgcgtaataaggataaaaaataaaaatcgatcaaaaaaaatttctttctttttaaagatatatttagTGATCATGTTTTCTATAAAGTGTAACAAAATATGAATGTAGATATTAGATATGTCATtgaaatttaaatattcctttcgcttaaaataaaaataaataaataaatatatataaatatatatatatatatgtgtgtgaaTGCACAACTTACATCTTTTAAGGTCAAAGCGTtacaataaaacaaaaagggATGTTTAAAATTTATGTTCATTAATTAGATAACAGTTATTTATGactgaaaataaaaaataatataatataatataatataatatatattataatataatataatatacatatatatattcgtGTGTGtaagaacatatatataataagcataataaaataaaaatacatatatattttttccttttttatatcgattttttttaaattattacattttattcACTGGACATGTCTCCCAAGGTCgtcatgatatatatatatatatatatattttttttttttttttttttttgaataaaatagaaataattcattgattatcatataaatcaCGAATGATTGGTTTTACGTATGTATCAAATGTATGTTGATCACATTTgtccatttttataaatttccCTTCATATTTTCTACTAGACATATTTTGAATGCTTTTATCAACAGAGTCTTCACTTTCGAATTCGATAATAACATCTCCAATATTAAAAGGAGTGttttgtacatatttttGATTAATTAAAATAGCATTAATAATTAATCCTTGGCTATGAAACCCTTCTTTAATATCTTCAAGAATAGTTGAATATTCTTCATGGTTAATAGATTCAAGTGAAACAATTTCAATAACTCTTAAGTATTTTGTGTgtatattatccatattttttaaagaggAATGTAAATTATTTTGCATATACAAACTTTGTGGCGGTGCCCCCGGAGGTGGCGGAGGTGGTTTGTTATaaggattattattataattgtgcatattatttatcgtattattaattacattattaatcatattattattattattattactattattattattattattattattattattaattttgtttatattttgtaataacATATTTTGATTTTGTTTAACCGTATTCGTTGAATAATCATTAGGTCGTGACACCTTTAAAGCCACTCCTTTGCATATCATACCATCCATCGTTAAAGCTCTTTCTGTTTCTTCTACCGTAGCGAATTCAACAAAACCATAATTTCCTTTGTCTTTAGCAAACCATACATATAAAACAGGATTTATATTTTCGTCATtacaatattttctttttttcatttcattcCATACAATTTCTTGAAAAGCATTTTCACTCAATCCTAAATGAAGAGGTAAATTTCCAAAATATAATCTTCTCAATTTTCTTGTTGAATTCATTATAGCTGGATCTAAATGATGTGGATTTGTTTGATTTGTTTTAGCTACCCATTGAAAACCATCCCAAAAAACATTTGTCGTTTCATGACCCTCCATATCAGCTAACCGTTTAAATCCTCCTGCCTTTTTAATACAATCTGCTTGTatccttcttcttcttcgtTCTCTTGATCTTGACCTTTCATGAGATGATGTCAAATTGCGGTTTAAATTACTGtgtcttcttttttttctcctgTCATATTTGTCATCTCTTCCTGAACGTTCTTCCCTTATACTTCTTCTTTCTCTATCACGATCTCTATCACGATCTCTATCTCGATCTCTTTCTCTATCTCGATCTCTTTCTCTATCTCGATCTCTTTCTCTATCTCGATCTCTTTCTCTATCTCTGTCTCTTTCTCTGTCTCTGTTTCTATCTCTCCTCCTTCTTCTATGCTCATCTGAGCTAGATTTATCATTATGTTCCTCGGATGACGTTTCATACGAATTATTACTATGTGAGTTTCTTCCCCTTCTTACTTTTCTTTCTATATGTTTTTCTTTAGAATAACAATTAGACGAACTTCTTTTCGCTTGGCTAGAATTGGACAagcttcttttttcttttgggTGCCTATAAGGTATGATAAGATGAAAGGGAatgaaaacaaaaatatatatacaaaataaaaataaaaaataaaaaaaaattatacatgtatataaatatataatatgatatatatatatatatatatatatatatgtgcgtatatatttatataataaggtttatattaaaatatttttcatatctgATTTTTTGTCTGTGTTAAATTCTAACCTTTCTACATCTTCCTTTTTATGCTCAGACCTCCTACTATGTTCATCtgatatattttcatcagtatctttcttttttaccatcttaatattataaatgaaatattaaaaagaaaaaaatatacaaacactcaaataaaaggaaattataaaaaatgaatacttatggtttaataaaaaaaactttCTAATattgtgttttttttgtattaataatacaatttaatataaatggcGCTCTTCATTGGttcgtttatatatatatatatatatatatatatatttatatttatttatttatttatatatatatatatatatatatatatgtaaccatgagaaaaaaaataataaatagaaaaatataaatatataatattcacttcatatattaaaatataattgtatgtatttaattcttttataaatacacttttaaaaggaataatattattttgtataaattttaaaatgacATAATTTGttattcaatatataattacaaaatttgtatatttatatatataattatatatatatatatatatgacgtATTTAAAGtggtaaataaaaaaaagtatattattttctttcatatatttactaTCATATTATTCCAAactacttttttttaaaaccttcatgttaaaaatatagttctgtatatatttttaaataattattatatataatatattatattatttttttaatatatttattattatatgtacgtaacatctttataaatatcatcattatataatatatatatatatatacattatattttttaaacttGAATTgaagaatattatttttatttgccTTTACTccatcatataattttttaaaaaaacatcctaattttatattactttgggatatatatatatattaataaaaatatatatatatatatatatatattataatatatattaaaaattatttattcttatttttcatatattatgagGACTATATTCAAAATGTTTGtgcttaaaaaatatatatataatatattatatatatgtatatattcaaagtttatatattatgagaaGAAACCTaagtatattaattttaaaacatcaagaattaaataataatggagggaaatagaaaaaaatataaaaaaaaaaaaaaataaaatgaaataaaataaaataagtaaataaaaataatacaataaacaaataaatatatatatatattaaaaaattataatgataaaataatgaaaatttctctacatatataatatatattatatattatatataaagatttaaaatatatttaataataatatatataaatatatttttatatacctataatatttttattctttatgaGAAcggtttttaaaaaaaaaaaaaaaaaaaatttataataaaaaaatacatatatattatatgtaaaatgttaagatatattaaaaaattaagaaataaataatggtAATGTTTCCTTTTCGTGCACACTATTCTTTTGAATAACACTGTTTTCCTTAATAATACAATCAATGAgctatacaaaataaaataaatatatataatatgtaacatatataattatataattgaaagataaatataataatatatatatatatatatataatacgtaTAACGTATTATAATAGGAagacttaaaaaaaaaaaaataatatataatgaatggCTCCATTACATTCTTaagagaatatatatatttaatatatctacatacatacatacgtgtaattttatataatatttacctTGCAGTTTTCTTCTATAACTACATTATCACAAATAATTGAATTTTGAATCACACATTTTTCATGTATTGTTATATTATCCATTAGGATACTTCTATTTATggatgaatttttttttatcgtaACATTTTTACCTACAAAATGGAgatgtaatatataacatatgtacatatatatatatgcatttatgtatgtatgtatgttcattatatcattttgttcatttatatattctgtTACCCAAAATTGATTTTTTTAAGAGGATATTTTCTTCATGATCAAAATGGCTACTTATTATACAATCCTTAAactgcaaaaaaaaaaaaaaaaaaaaaatatatatatatatatatatatattgccaTATTAATGTAtgcttattatataatatgacaaattttatattttattaaagacaatatttgataaaaaaaaaaaaaaaatttcacttgttttattatatataatataccgATTGGTTTTTTTCCgttagaagaaaaaaacaataagGAGGCAATATGTTTTTCAAATGATCTTGTCTACTAACACAAAACTGAaggaaagaaatataaaaaaaaaataaaatgaggaaataaataaatatacacatatatatatatatatatatatatatatatatatatatatatatatatttttatttatttatttatattttaagcATCAGCACatgtttcttttatttttattttatttttattttatttttattttatttttattttattttttttattattatttttttttttttgcttcttACCAATAAGTTcgctttaaaaaaatttgggATACTATTAATTCTTTGGCAAAATCCATTGTTTTTTGGTTGTATATAACAAACAACACTCTCTACATTTTcctataaaatg from Plasmodium falciparum 3D7 genome assembly, chromosome: 13 encodes the following:
- a CDS encoding RNA-binding protein, putative, giving the protein MVKKKDTDENISDEHSRRSEHKKEDVERHPKEKRSLSNSSQAKRSSSNCYSKEKHIERKVRRGRNSHSNNSYETSSEEHNDKSSSDEHRRRRRDRNRDRERDRDRERDRDRERDRDRERDRDRERDRDRDRDRDRDRERRSIREERSGRDDKYDRRKKRRHSNLNRNLTSSHERSRSRERRRRRIQADCIKKAGGFKRLADMEGHETTNVFWDGFQWVAKTNQTNPHHLDPAIMNSTRKLRRLYFGNLPLHLGLSENAFQEIVWNEMKKRKYCNDENINPVLYVWFAKDKGNYGFVEFATVEETERALTMDGMICKGVALKVSRPNDYSTNTVKQNQNMLLQNINKINNNNNNNNNNSNNNNNNMINNVINNTINNMHNYNNNPYNKPPPPPPGAPPQSLYMQNNLHSSLKNMDNIHTKYLRVIEIVSLESINHEEYSTILEDIKEGFHSQGLIINAILINQKYVQNTPFNIGDVIIEFESEDSVDKSIQNMSSRKYEGKFIKMDKCDQHTFDTYVKPIIRDLYDNQ